The DNA window GACTGTTGCAAAACGCAAGAATGCAAaacctttattcttctttgttTGTGGATTCATCATAAGTCTGACTTCAGTAACCTCACCAACTATACTGAAAACTTCCCTGAGGTCAGCCTCAGTAGCATTCTTATCCAATCCACCaacgaaaatttcaaattcctTCCGCTTACGTCTCTCTTTGAATACTTCGTGATGTTCTTCTTTCTCAGCATAACCCATCTCAGTTTGCTCCTGCCCTACATGCTCATAATCTTCCTCATTTCCAATCTCTTCATGGATACTATCAAACTCAACCACATCACCATCTTCTTTACCAACATCCAATTCTTCAGGATCTTCTTCCTCCAATTCACCTACATATTCATGAGTGCCTGGCTCAATTTCCTTCTCGTCGTAATCAACCCCACAGTACTCTTCAGGTTCATATTCAGGATCATTATCCTCCAAGTCTAACCGCTCATCTTTCTCAGACTCATCTATGGACTCTTTAGGATCTCCATTCTCTGCCGGATAAAACAGGAAAGTCGCATCATCCAAAGGCAAGTCAACTAATGTGAACCACAAAAATGATGCAGACATTATGTCCCAGCCATGATAGTCAGTAACATTAGAACCATGGAAAAAATCTTATGGTAATCATCAGCAAATGATCCTCCTTATGTACACGCCACATATAACAATTCTAGAACCTTCATTTTTTAATGCTACAGCATATAAAACTTTCAAATCAAATACTCTTTATCTAAAGTTTTTATCCACAATTTCGTATACTGCTCTTCAGCCCATAGATGTAGAAATAAAATACACCTAGAATATCAGCTGTCACAGAGACTATACTCAGCCACTGCCTTCTTTCCAGAGCAAGAGTATGCAACTGAGAGATGAAAAAAGGGTAGACCATTTAGCTTTTGTTACAAAAGTGCATTAAAACCTTTCATATTTATACTGATTAAGCTTATATAGTGGAACATATAGACAAAGTAGATTAACTGATTTACTTTGTAAGTAGTGCCAGTAGAGGAATATGATAAACAAAGAAACGTGATGAAGAAGATCCTTCCATAATCAACACTACAACTCCAGAAATGGGGAAATCATGTCCGTCAATGGAAAATCAGGAAGATTCCAGCAACCATAGAATTAAAGGACAAGGAAAAGGGTAAAGGAGGGAACCAGCTGAAGAAACAAGAAAATGGGTTTCATCTCGGTTTCTACTTTCTACATGCAAGCTCATTTTCCTTTTGTTTATGAGTTATTTCaagtaataataaatatattttgcatCAAAAGTTGCAAACCCTTTATTGAGATGCAATCGTAAGTACTGGATACTACGGCTAGGACATGTAAGTATATATTACGCTTCAATTATAAATACTGGATAGGTAGGAGGGATAAATACTagtacaatttaattaaaaatatttcctTGGCATGCTCCAGCACTCCAAATTCCCCATCCCCACAATGAGCTGACTAAATTTATCCATCCATATTTGAGTGATAGTCGAAGCAAACAAATGCCCAACATACCATTACAATGTCAAAATTACCCAACATATATCTTGCTCCAAATAAAGATGATGCTATAAAATATACTGCACCTACTGATGGAAGGGTGTGACAACCAAGATATACAATAACTACTAATATTATGTTTACTTTGCTTGAATATATATCGAAATGTTACATAATACCATCATCATAATTTAATATCAAAAGAATTAGAAAATTcggaagaagaaaaaaaaaagaatcacCATATCACCTTCAAATACTAAAAACGTGTACAGTCACAAACAAAACCAATCCCAGAAGGTCATCGTGCAGTATAACATAAatctgaaaaagaaaataggatACTGCTTACTCTTCACAGAGGTCTGTACGGTCTCTAGCGCAACTTTATCCTCAGCGCTGGCCTCCTGCTCCATTTTCACTTTTGGTTCCTCGGGCAGTGCCTGTGCCTGAACATTCTCCGCCGCCGCAGTCGTTCTATTTCTCCCCGGCCCCGGCGGAGTTTTCTTCGTCGATCTCGGCGGCATCCTTTTCCCAACCAGAGTCGCAAGAATTTAATTGTAGCAACAAGAAAATCCGGAATCGGCaatcgaaaattaaaaaaaaaaattactcgcAATTAGGATATCAGTACAGATTGAAAGGAAGTCGGTGGGAAGCGTATGCACAAAGGCAGGGAGGGATATAAAGAGAAACCCTAGCAATTAAGATTGAGAAATTCTGTTTTTTCGTACGAGGAAGGTGACGACGGATAACTGGTAGGAAGTTGGGATCCTCTGTGTACTGAGTACAGAGTGTTTTTAATCAGATGCAATTCATCGTATCGTTTCTTGACACGTGGATATATGATTGGTTTGAGGGATGAGATTGTGCATTTAATTAGAGCGTGGTTTATCATtcaatttgaaaatattaagtTAATCATTTTATTGTAGGAATGATAAttagaatttatattttatatttgaattgtttagtagtattttttagcATTTAAAAATATGAGAATGTTCAAAAACTGAATTAAAAAAAGGacaggaagaaagaaagaaagaaattgGCCAAACTCATTcatttcatccaaaaaaaaaatttgtacacATGATCCAAATCCATATATAACCATCAATTTAACATCATTGAAAATCTGCATATATAGggaattctaaaattttgtgcAATTCCCGTTtccaaataaatatcaaaatttatttttcatttattataaCTACATAGTTGGGTTGTATTTGTATAAGGTGAAAGGGGGGTCTTAATACTGGTATTCTTATATAGTTCTACAAAACAAGTCTGCACCTTAATATTCTTGCCACCAATGTCGTGAAAATTAGCCTTTCATCCATGTATATGCTTGAGATTGTtgtttaatactaataattgaGTTTAAAAGTGTCGATATGACATACTCATGTATAAAATATTCATCATTTAGCATTTGCAATTGAAGTCTGAATATGTATTTAACTTTATATTGGAATGTCTTTGAAGATGGGAAAAGACATCACAGTTTCTGAAGAAGAATACAGACTCCATGCTGAGGCTGCATGGCTAATCTAAACACAGGTGAATGGTGATATGCCGGCGAGAGAGAGCATCTAAACTTGGAGAGGATAAGTGAGAGAATGGCCTTCAACTCAGCCATGGCGAAGTGCTGTCCTGCACACGTGCAGCTTCCATACCCGAAGGGCATATAAGCCTGTGGGATCTTGCACGCCCCCAAAACTCCATTGCCAAATCTCTCCGGCTTGAACTGATGCGCGTCCAAGCCCCACGGCTCCCGGTCCTGGTGCATCCTAGGTATAGGGACCTGGATGTTTGTCCCCCTTGGTATGTTGAGCCCCTTGAAATGGATATCTTGCAGGGCTTCTCTCACCACATAGGCTACCGGTGGGTATAGCCGCAGCGTCTCTTGAATCACCATAGTCATCTGCAATAATGGTTAACCATTTTCTTGAACAATCACAATTCATTGAAGCATAAGAGCATCAGACTGGGAAATGTACCACTTTCATGCTGCGGAGCATGTCTGTTGTGGGCATGTCCGTACCACAGATTTCAAGCACCTCTTCACGGGCACGAGCTTGCCAATCTGGATGGGCAGCGAGCATCATCAAGCACCATGATGCCGAGAGTGATGTAGTCTCGTGGCCAGCAAGATAGATGTTCTTGCAGTTATCAACAATAAATTTACTTGGAGTCATATCTGCCGGTATGTTCCTTCTATCATCTCCTTCATTCTCAGCTGCAGCAAGTAGCAACTGCAGAAGATCTTTCTTATCATTATCATCACCGCTACTGCAACTTTTGACAGCACCTAGTATCATCGAGTCAATCTCTCGCTCCAATCTCCATAACTCTCTGTTGTGCTTAGTCGGGAGGTGCCTGTTAACCGCTGTTTCATCATTCACCATGCAATGTAAATAGGGGAGCCGACATAACAAGAAGGTGTGTACCTCATTCCTGGAACTCCAATGCTCCCTTTTGACATCACTCGTTGAAGTGATTGAAGTTTACTGAATATCTTTTCCCCTTCCACATAGCTTCTTCCAAAGCATGCTCTTGATATAATACCAGCTGACAAACTTCTAAAATCCTCATCTACCATGATTTCCACCTTCCCACCTGAATCCTCCGTTTTCTTCTCCCAAGTTTTCAACATCGCTTCTGTGGATTCAACCATCAAGCTCACCATACCCTAACACCACAAACCAATAAGTCAGCAATGTATTTTACTTTCCAATTAGTCTAAAAACTTCACTTGTTGAAGGCTTTTTGCACCTTGACTCTCTCTAGATAAAATTCAGGTGCAATGATCTTCCTCTGATGCGCCCAGTAAGGGCCATTGGACGAGAGGATGCCCCTACCAAGTAGAGGGACGCGTTCTGTCGATAAATAGGAAGGCTTGCCAAGGTTCAAAGAGGTGCAGAGGCTCATCTCCTTCACCATCTCTGCATCAGTAATGCAGAGCAGCTGTATGGCGCCGGTAGAATACAAAAATGTATATCCTGTCAAAACAGTTCAAGTAATTTGGCAAAGCACATTTGATCATCCATAATACATCAGTAATCAGCTATTAATATCATAGAAAGTTGTTATATATGGGCTAAAAATTGAGAGAAAGTAATTCAGCATATAACAACCAGTAACTCGACATTTCAGTTAGAACATCAAAATTGATGCTAGAAGGAATTAAAGTGAGGGGAATTAAAAGTGATGAATTAAAACAAACAAGTGGAATGCACTCACCGTATTCATTTCTCCACTGCTCGAGATGGGGGAAAACGAAGGGGAACCAATCATGAACCATTTTGTCGGCTTCTGTGATTCGCCAATTCGTCTTATTTCAGGTATGTTGCCGTACAAATTAGAAGGAACGGGCACTCTGATCCCTTGCTTCACGATTTCCGATCTCAATCTCCTTGGTCTCAAGATTGAAGCGTCCAATATTCTTACAATCACTAGAAACAGAGCTCCGAAAACTAGAGAAATCAGCATAATTTGCTCCATTGCTGCGTAACTGTAAAAACTGTTAAGCGTGGACTTTCTGTCTACACTCTACAGACTACATTTATTGGATCGCTTCTTTTCCGTCGACACAAATACCCTttctaaattcaaaattacTAGTATCATTTATCAATGAAATTTGCTATTCAAAATTACTATCATTTATCAATGAAATTTGCTATTCAAAATTAACCATCATACCaaccatttttttcatttttttatgtacTAATATTAAATTACAACTACTACTATATATGTTTATGAACCATGTCGATcttaatactataaattattctAATATCTTCATTTCTATCATTGTATTAATTTTAACAGATCATTTTCATTACATTCTAATCACACGTAACTCATAAatgttaaaatcatttttattcattcaatacaTGCACTAATTTAAATTCTTAACTCTAATCATATCTACACTTTTTCATTCagaaaaaaactaaaaagaaaaagtttccattttaaataagatgaatggagtaatatttttatatagctCTAATTCGACTCTTGAATCTTTATCCACTATATTatctcatttttcttcacaagTCACAACACAATCTGTATTTATGATAATAATTTTCAGTGCAAATTGTAATTGTTTTAAACCTCAATTTTGTTGTCTAATATAGTAAACGGAAAtcattgtattttttaattcacTTAATAACTTATTTCCATAATTCTTTTTATAGGAATAGGATgatactttttctattttccatGTAGACCTGTTTATAAGGTGAAAAAACTAAGTATTTACCATTAAATTTCCTGTTAAAACTAACTTGATCATGAAATTGTAAACTAAGGGAGTGAAAAATTGAATAGCAACAAGCATAAGAAATAAAATCTGGAGTATGTGAAATAGAAAAGCAGTTAAAATGAGAAAGAAATTATAGATAGCTCACAGGCTCACAGcacattttctctcttttttgtaGAACAAATTGAATGGAACCCTAGTTCTCACCGTCTCGATTCGAGTCCCCACACGCACAACTGTACAAATCTATTTTTCGCCTATTCTTCAATTGCCCAGACTCACAACACCTACGATCTGAAAAGTTGATGGTTTTGGGGATTCGATTTTTCCAGTTTTGATATGAACATGTACAGAGATCGAGGGGCAGGTGGCTCATCCAAGGCCGGAGAGGTGTTGGATCGGAAGCGAATCAACGATGCGCTGGATAAACATTTGGAGAAATCGTCGCCTTCCACATCAAGAAACAAGGGTTCCGCCGTACCGATGCCCTCCACCTCCGCCGCTGCCGGCAAGCATGTTGATCTCAGGGACACCCGTTCTTCATCCGCTCTCACCGCCAGCAAGACCAAGCTCTCCGAGGgtaccttttttttttaatttcatcttaaTTGTTTCGAGTTTAGTTTGTGGTTTATGTATAATCGTGAAATTGGGCTGCTTTGGGCATTCGGTTTGTGTTCAGTGTTTCATTaccatgtactccctccgtcccactcaagatgtccacattcttgagtacgggattttaggaggagTTGTTAGGAAGAGTGAGTGGAGAATAAAAGTTACTAGTACTAGAACTATTTTAGTGCGTTTTTTGCTTATTGTTTTAATGATTGAATGACAGTGGGGTAGTTATGGAAATCATAGAGCTCTGCTGTGATAGGGAAAAACCTGATTAACCCATTTCAGTTTTTTGAGGCGCTAAACTTCGCTCAAATGAAGAGCCAATGCAGAAAAGTTTCAGCATTTGATCTGTGTAGCTGGGTTATTTTATATCTGAAGGGAATCGactaaatattaaatataagaaACAGAATCAGTCATGTTTGTGTGAAAATATGCTCACGCTCATATGTTGCTCACAATGTTGAAAAATGGACTTGTCGAAGCTCAATACGGAAATAGGGATGCTTCTTTTATATTGTTAGGTAGATGGTGATCATGATCAATAGAGCAACACTTTGGAAGAAAAAGTTGAACCAGACTACCAGTATCTATTTGATGTTAACCGTGCAAAATCTTCGTGCTCTCTGCTGTGATTGAATGTTAACTTCATCATTATGTGACTTGAACTATTGCTTTGAGAGATGTGAAAGAAACCACTCTTCCATTCCATGCCATTATGTAAAGAACAGAAACCAGCCTGCTCCTTGCACTGAATTGATACTGTTATGCACTTTGGGCATGTAATTAGTATGATTTTCTATTCTTTCGTTTTATGTGCTTTTAGTTGCACATGTTTGTATATTTCTGTGCATTTGTTCACATGTGTCTATTTTTCTTTCCTGATAACATTTGCATACATTGGTTATATGGAAACATAAGATTGAAATATTTGTTCATTTTGCAGAAGAATCTGAAACAGAGAGTGAAGAGTCTGATGTCAGTGGTTCTGATGGAGACGATACATCTTGGGTTTCATGGTTTTGCAACTTGCGTGGAAATGAGTTTTTTTGTGAAGTTGACGATGAATATATTCAGGACGATTTCAATCTATGTGGATTGAGCAATCAAGTCCCATATTATGAGTATGCACTTGATCTAATACTGGATGTAGAATCATCTCATGGTGAGCTTCTTATCATGTATTAGTAGCTGTTAGTTGAGTTTATGCTTCATAGGTTTTTGTTTATGTCATATTCTTACTTTCGAACCTGGCTTGGCTTCTGTGATACTACTTGAGTGTTTTTATCTTTTCAGATTATGCTATAAACTAACTGTAGCATTTTTCTTCAGCAAGTTGGTGCTTcctgaatttattattttacatTTGTTGTCTAGTTGAGAACTTGAGATTGCCACCACACTTTAGATATGGGAAAAAGACCTTTACCTATTGTATactatttatctattttttctaaTTACTATATAATAACCACCATGGTTGCCATTACCAATGTGATTTTAATGGAATTTTGTTAtttgactctctctctctctctctctctctctcgcatgACATTTAAAAGGTTCTGGCAATTGATATTAAAAGTGTTTGAATATATTAGAtggatattttttcttttatgtttTCCAAAATGTGCCAGTATGTGTGTTATGTCTACTTTGTCAACGAAATGAGATAGCTAAAGGATAAAACGCTCTTGAACTTTCATGTCCACATAGGTCCAATTTCGGGGGTTAGTTTGAGGCCTGGGGACAAATTATATGTTACCTTTCAGGGGTTTTTGTCAGTCTACCTAATttactttctttgttttttgcTTATTCTGCCTAGCTATATTGCTCACTTTGATCTTTTTCTCTGTTTTGGGCTGGATATCCTCTTCTAACAGTGTTTTCTCCATGATGGGATATCTAGGTGATATGTATACCGAGGAACAGAATGAATTAGTTGAATCAGCTGCAGAAATGCTGTATGGCCTTATTCATGTCCGTTACATCTTGACAAGCAAGGGAATGGCTGCTATGGTAACATCATAAGATTTACCATTTGTGTTGGTCACCCCTCTTTATTCAGTTATGTCATTTGACTCATTGAGCTGGAACTTATTACAGTTAGAGAAGTATAAAAACTATGAGTTTGGAAGATGCCCTAGAGTCTACTGCTGTGGACAGCCATGCCTTCCAGTTGGACAGTCAGACATCCCACGCTCAAGTACTGTGAAGATTTACTGCCCAAAATGCGATGACATTTACTACCCGCGATCTAAATACCAAGGCAATATCTTTACCTTGTACTTTTATTAACTTGCATTTTATATTTTGGACACAATTCTCTGGCTCATTCTCATTTGCATATGACCATGCTCATTGTCCACTCTAACTTCTCATATTTTATACTCCTTATTTTGTCTGTCTATTTATCGACTGCCATGCTGACGTCCATAACCATTGTGGCTGTCTTTCGGTAGACCGCCATAAGCCTCCATACGCATAACATTGCCAGGAGTATTTCACAGGCAATTAGTTTTACACCAGTAAAACCTTGGGTTGCAATGCATTAAAAGACTTGttattgactctctttaaattttagtagtagtattttgtaTGCTTGTATTTTGGATTGATTTCCTTGACCTCAGCAGATATCGATGGGGCATATTTTGGAACCACATTCCCCAACCTGTTCTTGATGACATACGGACACCTCAAGCCTCAGAAGCCAACTCAGGGCTATGTCCCTAGAGTTTTTGGCTTCAAGATGCACCAGCCTTGATGAACACGTTCCAACATCATGCTACCGAGCTCTTACATTCATGTTCCAGAAAATGGACTGCTGAGGTGTACAGATGATGGATGAGTTGTAACACAAACCAGGTGAAAAAAAAGTACAGCAGCTATTGATGTTAAACCAAAATTGCCCAGTTGATGGGGAAGCATTTCAATGCATTCCAATCAAGCAATTCATGTTTAAATTCAGAGAGCATGTAAGCTTATTTCTTTATTCTGGTGAGAattgtctaaatatttcctcatGTAGTCCTTAGCGCGTGTGCAATGCTTAGTCAGCATAACAAATTTAGTCTATCGAAATTTTTGGGGATTCGACATATTTTTGCATATTCATAATTGAGGTTAGCTTTTTCATGTATGCATTTgtttctaattatttatatgTCCTTTTATGATCTGTTTTAATTGCAGTACGTAGTAGGTAGTACAATAGATAGAGAGACAAATCAGAAAtttcttttgttattttcttCCCTTCTTTAGAGACAGATAAAACATAATCTTCAGTTGAGGTATTAACTATAAGATCAAACAAAATATGTTCGACAATTTATCCACAAAATCAATCTTCCCTACATACAATTCTAAATCCAATATCTCTCATCTCAATCCCAATACTCAAGGACAAGAAGGACAACATTCACATCTTCAAAATTTTGGCGTCTAAAAAATTATCCCTTCTAATAAAAGCAAACCCAACTAATTCAGTTGGAGTGATTGTCAATACTTTTGAAACCCTAGAGCCCAAGCCATTTCGATCCATCCGACAAAGGGAATGAAACCCTAGTGACATTATGCCGCTGGTTTTTCATTTGGATTTATTCTCAACCATCtcatagtaaaaaaatatataatcattTACGAATAATGTATTATTCATATTTCTTAATCAAAAAGGTTGTATATTTAATAAATGACCATAAAAAATCACCATGAGATGAttgaaaataaatacaaaaatcatTGTTTATTTGTTGAGTGTTTTGATAAcaattattgatattttgtagcgtctttatctattttttatctTAACTGAATACAATTGTTGTCCAATCTTTTAAGTATCTACAAGTCAAATTACAACATATCTTTCACTTCTCGAAACGATTAAATCACCTGCAAATGTTTATACACGCGACAAATTTGTtagaaatcaaatttatttcaaTCCGGAtgtcaaaataatttataaaac is part of the Salvia splendens isolate huo1 chromosome 6, SspV2, whole genome shotgun sequence genome and encodes:
- the LOC121808583 gene encoding casein kinase II subunit beta-1-like; this translates as MNMYRDRGAGGSSKAGEVLDRKRINDALDKHLEKSSPSTSRNKGSAVPMPSTSAAAGKHVDLRDTRSSSALTASKTKLSEEESETESEESDVSGSDGDDTSWVSWFCNLRGNEFFCEVDDEYIQDDFNLCGLSNQVPYYEYALDLILDVESSHGDMYTEEQNELVESAAEMLYGLIHVRYILTSKGMAAMLEKYKNYEFGRCPRVYCCGQPCLPVGQSDIPRSSTVKIYCPKCDDIYYPRSKYQDIDGAYFGTTFPNLFLMTYGHLKPQKPTQGYVPRVFGFKMHQP